The Streptomyces sp. NBC_01275 genome has a segment encoding these proteins:
- a CDS encoding SUKH-4 family immunity protein — protein MVTFAQAQERAEEWINGDVPAYQHREVRVREFELGFVVWAEDRAEGPRSDGGAQRLVIARDSGEATLWPALPVGEVVRRYEEEYGRPDAPADAPPAPAARVDLNQTSFLLSPPEWLQEAADKLGIPDRRGNGGADSGAAASGVGAGSGAGAGAGVRGGFAVDPSLPQTQAGVPTGPAPSAPAVPVGATPWTGTDTNADVGDDRSVPLPATVFAPPLSGADDFDVPAASAGDKTELISGGSQLPPTAIAPAFGGTPGTPRAPGTPGGPGGPGGQGGPGGPGGPGAPGSTPPPGGPAPSSYGYPQGQQGQQGQQGQQGHRQGPGGPGTPPPPPPVPSPSQGTPPPGASYGYPQGAGAPQPPSGSSGPGRPLAPNAGDIADAATSKAAPPPRRAARGGGSTPPPPPGAPGTPGARPGGTPPPPPPAPSAPGAPGASAGGYVPTRMVSALDSDGPAGPGGPGAPGAPGAPGAPSAPGAPNAPGAQGGPGAPAGPNPPDGTPPGGVHHAATMLAGPGRMGPGGPGGPGGPGAGGAPQPPNAPGMPPSAPGVPGAPQAPGSAGGAQGAVHHAQTMLAGPAAGGPGAPPPPYVPGAPGAPGAPGFPGAPGMPPGAMPPPGGPVPGQPPAYGYPQQPGLPTVGPGYQAVLRYRAQDGSEQQLIRRSAPGTPHPEWQIFHELRAMNVPPDQVLELHTELESCELPGAYCARMIREQWPQARITSIAPYGTDHASRQQGMQQLLVHQGELHQVADGPARPGPVRAPLPPVQPAPPIPPEGIGQELAAAFGPGVFRFEQAAVSRQGVPPVVAHTLVVAGLPADMGPFFWAQAQPGRPVPTLAELAAERGVQPASDAGSYLVMGSDFGKAICVQYGTANIVAVPVEAGPGGAPVPPQFVNTGLPEFARCLALLGRMWRLRFGLNQEQAGRWTVDFQAQLASLDPAALGSPESWWSVLLEQMWDGLL, from the coding sequence ATGGTGACGTTCGCGCAGGCGCAGGAGCGTGCGGAAGAGTGGATCAACGGGGACGTTCCGGCGTACCAGCATCGTGAGGTGCGGGTACGGGAGTTCGAACTCGGGTTCGTGGTGTGGGCCGAGGACCGGGCGGAGGGTCCGCGCTCGGACGGGGGCGCGCAGCGCCTGGTGATCGCCCGCGACAGCGGCGAGGCCACGCTGTGGCCCGCGCTGCCGGTGGGCGAGGTCGTCCGCCGCTACGAGGAGGAGTACGGCCGTCCCGACGCCCCCGCGGACGCGCCCCCGGCGCCTGCGGCCCGGGTCGACCTGAACCAGACGTCGTTCCTGCTGTCGCCGCCGGAGTGGTTGCAGGAGGCGGCGGACAAGCTGGGGATCCCGGATCGGCGGGGGAACGGGGGTGCCGACTCCGGTGCTGCCGCCTCCGGCGTGGGTGCGGGTTCTGGTGCGGGTGCGGGTGCTGGTGTCCGGGGTGGGTTCGCCGTCGATCCCTCGCTTCCGCAGACGCAGGCCGGGGTGCCGACGGGGCCCGCTCCGAGCGCGCCCGCCGTTCCCGTCGGGGCGACGCCCTGGACGGGGACGGACACCAACGCCGACGTCGGCGACGACCGTTCCGTGCCGCTGCCCGCGACCGTGTTCGCCCCGCCGCTGAGCGGTGCCGACGACTTCGACGTCCCGGCGGCCTCCGCGGGCGACAAGACGGAGCTGATCTCGGGCGGCAGCCAGCTCCCGCCGACGGCGATCGCACCGGCGTTCGGCGGCACGCCGGGAACGCCTCGGGCGCCTGGGACGCCTGGTGGTCCGGGCGGACCAGGGGGGCAGGGCGGTCCGGGTGGTCCGGGCGGTCCGGGTGCGCCGGGGAGCACGCCTCCGCCGGGCGGTCCGGCTCCTTCGTCGTACGGCTATCCGCAGGGGCAGCAGGGGCAGCAGGGGCAGCAGGGGCAGCAGGGGCACCGACAGGGTCCGGGCGGTCCCGGCACGCCTCCGCCCCCGCCCCCCGTTCCGTCCCCGTCGCAGGGCACGCCTCCGCCGGGCGCTTCCTACGGCTATCCGCAGGGTGCGGGCGCGCCGCAGCCTCCGTCCGGTTCGTCCGGGCCGGGGCGGCCGCTCGCGCCGAACGCCGGTGACATCGCCGACGCCGCGACCAGCAAGGCGGCGCCGCCTCCGCGTCGGGCGGCGCGTGGTGGTGGATCGACGCCGCCGCCTCCGCCGGGCGCTCCGGGTACGCCGGGCGCGCGGCCGGGCGGTACGCCGCCGCCTCCGCCGCCCGCGCCTTCGGCTCCGGGCGCGCCCGGCGCTTCGGCGGGCGGGTACGTGCCCACACGGATGGTGTCGGCCCTCGACTCCGACGGTCCGGCGGGTCCGGGCGGGCCCGGTGCTCCGGGTGCTCCGGGTGCTCCGGGTGCACCGAGTGCTCCGGGTGCGCCCAACGCGCCCGGCGCGCAGGGTGGTCCGGGCGCTCCCGCCGGCCCGAATCCGCCCGACGGTACGCCGCCCGGCGGGGTGCACCACGCCGCCACGATGCTCGCCGGCCCCGGTCGGATGGGGCCGGGCGGACCTGGCGGTCCGGGTGGGCCTGGCGCAGGAGGCGCGCCGCAGCCTCCGAACGCCCCGGGCATGCCCCCAAGCGCCCCCGGCGTCCCGGGCGCACCGCAGGCTCCCGGCTCCGCAGGAGGCGCGCAGGGTGCGGTGCACCACGCGCAGACCATGCTGGCCGGACCCGCGGCGGGCGGTCCCGGCGCGCCTCCGCCGCCGTACGTCCCCGGCGCCCCCGGTGCTCCCGGCGCCCCCGGGTTTCCGGGCGCTCCCGGTATGCCGCCGGGTGCGATGCCGCCGCCGGGCGGCCCGGTGCCGGGGCAGCCTCCGGCGTACGGGTATCCGCAGCAGCCGGGGCTGCCGACGGTGGGCCCGGGCTATCAGGCCGTGTTGCGCTATCGCGCGCAGGACGGTTCGGAGCAGCAGCTGATCCGGCGCTCCGCGCCGGGGACCCCGCACCCGGAGTGGCAGATCTTCCACGAGCTGCGGGCGATGAACGTGCCCCCGGACCAGGTGCTGGAGCTGCACACCGAGCTGGAGTCGTGCGAGCTGCCGGGCGCGTACTGCGCGCGGATGATCCGGGAGCAGTGGCCGCAGGCGCGCATCACGAGCATCGCGCCGTACGGCACGGATCACGCGAGCCGGCAGCAGGGCATGCAGCAGCTGCTGGTGCACCAGGGCGAGTTGCATCAGGTGGCCGACGGTCCCGCGCGGCCGGGGCCGGTGCGGGCGCCGTTGCCGCCGGTGCAGCCGGCGCCGCCGATTCCGCCGGAGGGGATCGGGCAGGAGCTGGCGGCCGCGTTCGGGCCGGGGGTGTTCCGGTTCGAGCAGGCCGCGGTGTCCCGGCAGGGCGTCCCGCCGGTCGTGGCGCACACGCTGGTGGTGGCGGGTCTGCCGGCGGACATGGGTCCGTTCTTCTGGGCGCAGGCCCAGCCGGGGCGGCCGGTGCCGACGCTGGCGGAGCTGGCGGCGGAGCGCGGTGTGCAGCCGGCCTCGGACGCGGGGTCGTACCTCGTCATGGGCAGCGACTTCGGCAAGGCGATCTGCGTGCAGTACGGGACGGCGAACATCGTCGCCGTGCCCGTGGAGGCGGGGCCGGGCGGTGCGCCCGTACCGCCGCAGTTCGTGAACACCGGGCTGCCGGAGTTCGCGCGCTGTCTGGCGTTGCTCGGGCGGATGTGGCGGCTGCGGTTCGGGCTGAACCAGGAGCAGGCGGGCCGCTGGACCGTCGACTTCCAGGCGCAGTTGGCCTCGCTGGACCCGGCGGCGCTCGGTTCGCCGGAGAGCTGGTGGTCGGTGCTGCTGGAGCAGATGTGGGACGGGCTGCTGTGA